From Paraburkholderia sabiae, a single genomic window includes:
- the gspG gene encoding type II secretion system major pseudopilin GspG: MQSVTQRRALAKHSAWRTKHKGFTLLELLVVLVIIGMLAALVGPRYFSQLGKSQATIARAQIDVFTKSVDNFRLDVGRYPAADESLNALVVKPANADKWAGPYLKKEVPLDPWGHAYVYQVPGTKSDYAVISYGRDGQPGGTGEDADISSE, from the coding sequence GTCACACAACGCCGCGCACTTGCAAAACACAGCGCGTGGCGCACGAAACACAAGGGCTTCACGCTGCTCGAACTGCTCGTGGTGCTCGTCATCATCGGCATGCTGGCGGCGCTCGTTGGGCCGCGCTATTTCTCGCAACTCGGCAAGTCGCAGGCGACGATCGCGCGTGCGCAGATCGATGTCTTCACCAAGTCAGTCGATAACTTCCGGCTCGACGTCGGCCGTTATCCCGCCGCCGACGAAAGCCTCAATGCGCTCGTCGTCAAACCGGCGAACGCGGACAAATGGGCTGGTCCGTATCTGAAGAAGGAAGTGCCGCTCGATCCGTGGGGCCACGCGTATGTGTATCAGGTGCCGGGTACGAAGAGCGACTACGCGGTGATCTCGTACGGACGCGACGGCCAGCCGG